One Puniceicoccaceae bacterium genomic region harbors:
- a CDS encoding transcription termination/antitermination NusG family protein: MAEEPQEQWYCFTTQPKREHIAAANLKARAGLVTFCPRIAYRKKTRRGVVRFVEPLFPGYLFVYCEIHQHLRHILAMQGIRHVVKYGERIPSLTPAFIEELQPCFSEEIKEIPDPDPQPGESVLLAEGPFAELHAIVQTYVPATDRIRVLLDFLGREVSIDVPKAQILRPDFEPKKHLS, encoded by the coding sequence ATGGCGGAAGAACCTCAGGAGCAGTGGTACTGCTTTACAACACAGCCCAAACGCGAGCACATTGCTGCAGCCAATCTCAAGGCACGTGCCGGGCTTGTGACCTTTTGTCCACGGATCGCTTATCGAAAAAAAACCCGCCGAGGCGTTGTGCGGTTTGTGGAGCCGCTGTTTCCCGGCTATTTGTTTGTGTACTGTGAAATCCATCAGCACCTGCGCCACATCCTCGCAATGCAGGGGATTCGACATGTGGTGAAGTATGGAGAGCGCATCCCGTCACTGACGCCCGCTTTTATTGAGGAACTGCAGCCTTGCTTTTCCGAAGAAATTAAAGAAATTCCAGACCCCGATCCGCAACCGGGGGAATCCGTGCTACTGGCGGAAGGACCCTTTGCTGAGTTGCATGCGATCGTTCAAACTTACGTTCCGGCGACGGATCGCATCCGCGTGCTGCTCGATTTTCTGGGTCGGGAGGTGTCCATTGATGTTCCCAAAGCACAAATCCTTCGACCCGATTTTGAGCCCAAAAAGCACCTTTCCTGA
- a CDS encoding AI-2E family transporter: protein MKGFRFAATLGSVVLLFFLLKLGRDLLLPFVYALFIWYLINVVTYAFRSIKYEQFRMPTPICFLLSVSSILGIGSMVVRILSSNISSIASGSGVYREKVGSVVSRLFRLAELPEPESLSALLRDIDLSKFMSDVALSLTSVASSTGLILIYLIFLFLEQKSFSNKLKALAKAPDQEQNILRLIRKIQSDIRLYIGIKTFTSALTGILSYLIMSAVDLQFASFWALLIFLLNYIPSVGSILATIFPSLLALMQFDLSGRFFVIAGGVTILQFIIGNLLEPRLMGNSLNLSPLVILFSLTFWGAMWGIPGAFLCVPIMVILMIVLSHFPSTQPIAIMMSRDGYVTKS, encoded by the coding sequence ATGAAAGGTTTTCGTTTTGCCGCCACCCTGGGTTCTGTCGTCCTGCTGTTTTTTTTGCTGAAACTCGGCAGAGACCTGCTGTTGCCCTTCGTCTATGCACTGTTCATCTGGTATTTGATCAATGTGGTTACCTACGCCTTTCGTTCGATCAAATACGAACAATTTCGCATGCCCACTCCGATCTGCTTCCTGCTCTCGGTATCGAGCATCCTTGGCATCGGCTCGATGGTCGTGCGCATCCTTTCATCCAATATTTCAAGCATCGCCAGCGGTTCTGGTGTGTACCGCGAAAAGGTGGGTTCCGTGGTTTCCCGCCTGTTCAGACTCGCAGAACTGCCCGAACCTGAAAGCCTTTCCGCCCTGCTCAGGGATATCGATCTGAGCAAATTCATGTCCGATGTGGCGCTGAGTCTCACCAGTGTGGCGAGCAGTACCGGACTCATCCTGATCTACCTGATTTTTCTCTTCCTCGAACAGAAGAGCTTCTCCAATAAACTCAAAGCACTCGCAAAGGCCCCCGACCAGGAGCAGAACATCCTTCGCCTCATCCGTAAAATTCAGTCTGATATTCGCCTCTACATCGGCATCAAGACCTTCACCAGTGCACTCACCGGAATCTTGAGCTACCTCATCATGAGCGCTGTGGACCTGCAATTTGCCAGTTTCTGGGCGTTGTTGATCTTCCTGCTCAACTATATCCCAAGTGTCGGCTCCATTCTTGCCACCATTTTCCCATCCCTGCTCGCCCTGATGCAGTTTGACCTCAGTGGCCGATTTTTTGTGATCGCCGGAGGAGTCACCATTCTTCAGTTCATCATCGGCAATCTGCTTGAACCTCGACTGATGGGAAATTCGCTCAACCTGAGTCCGCTGGTCATCCTGTTTTCCCTCACCTTCTGGGGGGCCATGTGGGGTATCCCCGGTGCGTTCCTCTGTGTTCCCATTATGGTGATTCTGATGATTGTGCTCTCACACTTTCCCTCGACACAACCGATCGCGATCATGATGTCCAGGGACGGCTACGTCACCAAGAGCTAG
- a CDS encoding Xaa-Pro peptidase family protein, which produces MSTSQLPLLIYANPEFVSDLYYLTGLMTPDPYILLQSGEQTTIAVSPLEYGRAVKEARVDQVIDIATLSKRNEPLQAKGLSPEAATICNLLADQLLTQVQVTRDFPFYLAEELRSTGVQLQPYPHAMLTQRMLKSQEEVAHIRDSIRITQCCLERVEQILGEATIETGMLKWNGDWLTSEVVHREIEQTCICHNAMAGHPIVAGGDQACDPHERGHGVLYANQLIIVDIFPRSKAHGYWGDLTRTFLKGKPTTEQTRLVKTVAEAQKRAIDAIASGSITGKIHAEVEAIFEREGYRTEQKNGTYQGFFHGTGHGFGLDIHEPPRLGKQQTLVLEAGMVVTVEPGLYYPGIGGCRIEDDVWVTQNGCEVLSDYPYGWILS; this is translated from the coding sequence ATGAGCACTTCGCAATTGCCTCTACTGATCTACGCCAACCCGGAATTCGTCTCTGACCTGTATTACCTGACGGGTCTGATGACGCCTGACCCCTACATCCTGCTGCAAAGCGGAGAGCAAACCACGATTGCCGTCAGTCCACTTGAGTATGGACGCGCCGTCAAGGAGGCTCGGGTCGACCAGGTCATCGATATCGCAACCCTCTCCAAGCGCAACGAACCCCTGCAGGCGAAAGGCCTGAGTCCGGAGGCCGCCACCATCTGCAACCTCCTGGCCGATCAACTCCTGACGCAGGTGCAGGTCACCCGTGACTTTCCCTTCTACCTCGCCGAAGAACTGCGCAGCACCGGGGTACAGCTACAACCCTACCCTCATGCGATGCTCACCCAGCGCATGCTTAAAAGCCAGGAAGAGGTTGCACACATTCGCGATTCCATTCGCATCACCCAATGCTGCCTTGAGCGGGTTGAGCAAATTCTCGGAGAAGCAACAATCGAAACTGGCATGCTCAAGTGGAACGGAGACTGGCTTACCTCCGAAGTGGTGCACCGCGAAATCGAACAGACCTGTATTTGCCACAATGCCATGGCTGGGCATCCCATCGTGGCAGGGGGCGACCAGGCCTGTGATCCACATGAGCGAGGTCACGGCGTTCTTTACGCAAACCAGCTGATCATCGTCGACATTTTCCCACGATCCAAAGCGCATGGATACTGGGGCGATCTCACGCGCACCTTCCTTAAGGGGAAACCCACCACAGAGCAAACCCGGCTGGTCAAAACCGTTGCGGAAGCGCAAAAACGCGCAATCGACGCCATCGCCTCTGGCAGCATCACTGGCAAAATCCACGCTGAGGTCGAAGCCATTTTTGAGCGCGAAGGTTACCGGACAGAACAGAAAAACGGAACTTATCAGGGTTTTTTCCATGGAACCGGCCACGGGTTCGGACTCGATATCCACGAACCTCCCCGCCTCGGCAAACAGCAAACGCTTGTGCTTGAGGCCGGCATGGTAGTCACCGTCGAACCCGGCCTCTACTACCCGGGAATCGGAGGCTGCCGCATCGAAGATGACGTGTGGGTCACCCAAAACGGTTGTGAAGTGCTTTCAGACTACCCGTATGGCTGGATTTTGAGTTGA
- a CDS encoding tetratricopeptide repeat protein gives MKPEVIETLKQRALAGDGEAQYQLGNVFARGESGGVDLAQAAEWYRKAGEQGHADALCNYAFLLHAGEGVAKNEEKAYELFEAAANQGQVQAQLNLGILSANDANSDTERMLHWFRIAANNGSAEASYNLGMLYFEGKRVPQDYASAFKYFVQSAEAGYAQGEYSVGFCFSKGLGTEKDASQAAAFFKRAAEKGHASAQYNLGLHFEYGEGVDAVDTDEAIFWFQKAANQGHPRADEAIQLLEAGDSDSNS, from the coding sequence ATGAAACCTGAAGTGATCGAAACACTCAAGCAGCGCGCCCTCGCGGGAGACGGCGAAGCCCAATACCAACTCGGCAATGTGTTTGCCCGTGGAGAAAGTGGAGGAGTCGACCTCGCTCAGGCAGCGGAGTGGTATCGCAAAGCGGGTGAGCAGGGCCATGCGGATGCACTCTGCAACTATGCCTTTCTGCTGCACGCCGGTGAAGGCGTCGCCAAAAATGAGGAAAAAGCGTATGAACTCTTTGAAGCAGCTGCGAATCAGGGGCAGGTACAGGCACAGCTCAATCTCGGAATTCTCTCTGCCAACGATGCCAACTCTGACACAGAGCGCATGCTGCACTGGTTTCGGATCGCGGCCAACAATGGCAGTGCCGAAGCATCCTACAATCTGGGCATGCTCTACTTCGAAGGAAAGCGAGTGCCACAGGACTACGCCTCCGCGTTCAAGTACTTTGTACAATCCGCAGAGGCGGGCTACGCACAGGGCGAGTATAGCGTGGGATTCTGTTTTTCCAAGGGACTGGGAACTGAAAAAGATGCGAGCCAGGCTGCGGCATTTTTCAAACGGGCAGCCGAGAAAGGCCACGCCAGTGCCCAGTACAACCTCGGACTGCATTTTGAATACGGTGAAGGTGTCGATGCGGTCGATACTGACGAAGCCATATTCTGGTTTCAAAAGGCAGCCAATCAGGGTCATCCGCGCGCAGACGAAGCCATACAACTACTCGAAGCAGGCGATTCCGACTCCAACTCCTGA
- the flgK gene encoding flagellar hook-associated protein FlgK, giving the protein MSGLIGSILATTNALKANQTAVQTAGKNMANVNNANYSRQRVEFGISGGISESIITQQRDAIINSKIVAETSVSGSLDAQSNIYRQLQLILGEQIIGNVDSPDTLEGSAAGDRNMQGISTAISDFFNSMHALSTDPDSVPAKSVVIAHAEELVKQFHSLSSDLDKLDQDVQRAINADVTKVNGLLNEIAALNSQVAKIEIQTPGAAHEYRDLRQQKLTELANYMDFETTEVDNGQVLLIARDKDANEVLLVDRARVSNRLRFNESSNELFFSSHTVQPLGPSPNATTFAIEGGRLHGHLYSRSTTDPFGGTGSIGVGPLARMREDLDTLAREIATQVSTIYDDPGNDIFFFDDDANADAIDLSNVTAANIQLYAGDGGAIPPLNASTLRATATTNSGANEIALAIGELSTFTSPSLRGNSFTGFVSEMATDIGFELSNTTKLLENQALVMSQLQDQRAAVSGVSIDEELANIIRFQRSFEASARVLQVMDELLELVTNGLVR; this is encoded by the coding sequence ATGTCCGGGCTCATCGGAAGCATTCTCGCCACCACCAACGCTCTCAAAGCCAATCAGACTGCCGTTCAAACTGCAGGCAAGAACATGGCGAACGTGAACAATGCCAACTATTCGCGCCAGCGCGTAGAGTTTGGGATTTCCGGCGGTATTTCCGAGAGCATCATCACGCAACAGCGCGATGCCATCATCAATTCAAAAATCGTCGCCGAAACCTCAGTATCCGGAAGCCTTGATGCCCAGTCCAACATCTATCGGCAACTTCAGCTCATCCTCGGCGAACAGATCATCGGAAACGTCGACAGTCCCGACACACTTGAAGGCTCAGCCGCAGGTGACCGAAACATGCAGGGGATCTCGACCGCGATCAGCGATTTTTTCAATTCCATGCACGCCTTGAGCACCGATCCTGACAGCGTGCCAGCCAAGTCGGTCGTCATTGCTCATGCGGAAGAACTGGTCAAACAATTCCACTCCCTTTCATCCGATCTCGATAAACTCGACCAGGATGTGCAGCGCGCCATCAACGCCGATGTTACAAAGGTCAATGGCCTGCTCAATGAGATAGCCGCGCTCAACAGTCAAGTCGCCAAGATTGAGATCCAGACCCCCGGTGCGGCACACGAGTATCGCGACCTTCGCCAGCAGAAACTCACTGAACTGGCAAACTACATGGACTTTGAAACCACTGAGGTGGACAATGGGCAAGTCCTGTTGATCGCCCGCGACAAAGACGCCAATGAAGTACTGCTGGTCGACCGTGCAAGGGTGTCCAACCGCCTGCGATTCAACGAATCGAGCAATGAACTTTTCTTCAGCAGCCACACCGTACAACCCCTTGGTCCGTCACCCAATGCAACCACCTTTGCCATCGAGGGAGGACGCCTGCACGGCCACCTCTACTCCCGCTCAACAACCGATCCGTTTGGAGGCACGGGCAGCATCGGTGTGGGTCCATTGGCCCGCATGCGCGAGGATCTTGATACCCTGGCAAGGGAGATTGCCACACAGGTCTCCACCATCTATGATGATCCTGGAAATGATATCTTTTTCTTCGACGATGATGCCAATGCCGACGCCATCGATCTCTCCAATGTCACGGCGGCCAACATCCAGCTCTACGCTGGTGATGGTGGAGCCATTCCACCGCTCAACGCCAGCACCCTGCGCGCTACCGCTACCACGAACAGTGGGGCCAATGAAATCGCACTCGCCATCGGAGAACTGAGCACGTTCACCTCCCCCTCCCTGCGCGGGAATTCCTTTACCGGCTTTGTATCCGAAATGGCCACCGACATTGGGTTCGAACTTTCCAACACCACGAAATTACTCGAAAACCAGGCCTTGGTCATGTCACAACTGCAGGACCAGCGAGCAGCTGTCAGCGGGGTTTCCATCGACGAAGAACTTGCCAATATCATCCGCTTTCAACGCTCCTTCGAAGCTTCCGCACGCGTCCTGCAGGTCATGGACGAATTGCTTGAACTCGTTACCAATGGTCTCGTCCGATAA
- a CDS encoding DUF192 domain-containing protein — MSQCIHQLKWFGLSLLLLGISGLCVSCANADRKSGWKPGDTITLNVAGHALEIELALTRATQARGLMKRESLPENHGMLFVFDRPERRSFWMKDTWIPLDIAYIDASGTIREIHALFPNNQNSVVSNSREIQFALETNRGWFKGKGIRPGDRIELDSLLPILREHVIRTATDG, encoded by the coding sequence ATGAGTCAATGCATTCACCAGCTGAAATGGTTTGGACTGAGCCTGTTGTTGCTCGGCATTTCAGGACTTTGCGTATCGTGTGCCAATGCAGACCGGAAGTCTGGCTGGAAACCGGGTGACACGATCACCCTGAACGTTGCAGGGCATGCACTTGAGATTGAGCTTGCGTTGACGCGGGCAACACAGGCGCGCGGCTTGATGAAGCGGGAATCCCTGCCGGAGAACCATGGCATGCTCTTTGTCTTTGATCGTCCGGAGCGTCGCAGTTTCTGGATGAAAGACACCTGGATCCCCCTGGACATCGCCTACATTGATGCATCCGGAACGATTCGGGAGATCCATGCGCTCTTTCCCAACAATCAGAACAGTGTCGTCTCAAACAGTCGCGAGATTCAGTTTGCACTGGAAACCAATCGCGGCTGGTTCAAGGGAAAGGGGATTCGCCCGGGGGACCGTATCGAACTGGATTCCCTGCTTCCGATTCTGCGTGAGCATGTCATCCGCACTGCAACGGACGGGTAG